The Halostella limicola genome includes the window GGCTGTCTAATGGGGTAGCAATGCCAGAATCACCGAATGTTCTTTTCCTCGTTCTCGATTCGATGCGGACTGATCGAGTATCATGTTACGGTCATGATCGGAAGACAACTCCAAACCTAGATGAATTTGCTTCGTCGGCAACTCGCTATACGAACGCGTATACTCCCGCGCCGTGGACTCTTCCCACACACACCTCGTTGTTTACCGGCCTCTTTCCCTCTGAACACGGCATCACGAACGCGTTCCCCGATAGTAATCTTCAGCTCTCTCCGGAGATCTCGACACTTGCGGAGAAACTTCGTGATTCAGGGTATCGGACGGCTGGCTTTTCTAACAATCCCTGGGTCGGAAAGACATCGGGACTTGACAGAGGTTTTGACGACTACGTTGAGTGGAACCTCGAAATTGGGAGTGAAGCAACCTCTGCGATCCATTCGACGACTGACCGGCTTGCCTCGCGGTTCAATTCGCTGGTCGGGCATGCAGCTCGTCAGCCGATTTATCTTCTGAAACGTCCCTTCTTTACCGACTCGCTCACGCGGCGAGCGTCGACATGGATTGACACCGCATCCGCTGATGGACAGCCTTGGTTCTGTTTCATGAACCTCATGGAAGCCCACAGTCCGTACTTTCCGCGCAAGTGGGCCTTCCGGGAACTCGGGCTCTCCACACCAGGGCCTATCGAACCCCGGGTGTTGAACACGAAACTACTGGCCTATATCATGGGAAAAGCCGATCTTGAGCCGGACACCCGCGAACGGGTGATGGAGTTCTATGATGCGAGTCTTCGCTATCAGGATCGGAAAGTGGCCGAATTGCTGGACCTTCTTCGAGAGAAGGGCGTGTTCGATGACACGATAATCGTTATTTGTTCTGACCACGGGAAGACGCTCGGTGGATTCGACCGTTCAGAAACTCCGCCTCACTATCTTCGAGATATCAATACCCGTGTTCCGCTGATCGTTAAAGCTCCTGACCAGAACAATGGCGCCCTCGTCAAATCGCCCGTTGAACTTGTCTCTCTTCATCAGTATATCTCAAACGGTGCATCACAAGCAGTCGAAGAGTATCAGCCGGATGCCGACCACGCTCTATTTGAAGACTTTATTCCCCACACGGGGCGGCAAACCCCATATGATGACGTAACCTACTGGCGAGGGTTGGGAACTACTTCGGGGAAGTTCGTCCAGAGTGATACGGACGACAGCTATCTCTTTGACGGCAAAGGATTCGATGAACAGGTCCTTGCTGACTCCGATTCTACGTTACAAAGTAGATTAACAGATGCCCTTTCCAGTCGTATTGATAATCTTGGTAAT containing:
- a CDS encoding sulfatase, with amino-acid sequence MPESPNVLFLVLDSMRTDRVSCYGHDRKTTPNLDEFASSATRYTNAYTPAPWTLPTHTSLFTGLFPSEHGITNAFPDSNLQLSPEISTLAEKLRDSGYRTAGFSNNPWVGKTSGLDRGFDDYVEWNLEIGSEATSAIHSTTDRLASRFNSLVGHAARQPIYLLKRPFFTDSLTRRASTWIDTASADGQPWFCFMNLMEAHSPYFPRKWAFRELGLSTPGPIEPRVLNTKLLAYIMGKADLEPDTRERVMEFYDASLRYQDRKVAELLDLLREKGVFDDTIIVICSDHGKTLGGFDRSETPPHYLRDINTRVPLIVKAPDQNNGALVKSPVELVSLHQYISNGASQAVEEYQPDADHALFEDFIPHTGRQTPYDDVTYWRGLGTTSGKFVQSDTDDSYLFDGKGFDEQVLADSDSTLQSRLTDALSSRIDNLGNTASDEDGNRMDDLEGDVQAQLKDLGYMK